Proteins encoded in a region of the Diospyros lotus cultivar Yz01 chromosome 9, ASM1463336v1, whole genome shotgun sequence genome:
- the LOC127809447 gene encoding F-box protein At1g67340-like translates to MMTTTRGVCYPKMGLCWERTLRRERNLPGEPTNGGRKRFKVSPESAGRCDLFEELPDDLVVSILCKLSSSATRSADFINVLITCKRLNDLGHRSMVLSKASMKMLAVKAKNWSESAHRFLKQCADSGNMEACYTLGTIRFYCLQNRASGASLMAKAAIKSHAPALYSLAVIHFNGSGGSKNDKDLRAGVALCARAAFLGHIDALRELGHCLQDGYGVRQNIAEGRRFLVQANARELANVLSMPGSALNSRSLLAWDQHRQNTTGSAGCPLLSDFGCNVPAAEAHPASRFLTEWFGEDRGGVPGPGLRMCSHSGCGRPETRRHEFRRCSVCGAVNYCSRACQALDWKMRHKAECAPMERWQDEGDANVNGNNMNADDDGES, encoded by the exons ATGATGACAACAACGAGGGGTGTCTGTTATCCGAAAATGGGTCTGTGTTGGGAGAGAACACTgaggagagaaagaaatttGCCCGGAGAGCCCACAAATGGCGGCCGGAAGCGTTTCAAAGTTTCGCCTGAGAGCGCCGGAAGATGTGATTTGTTCGAGGAGTTGCCTGACGATCTCGTCGTTTCTATTCTCTGCAAACTCAGCTCCTCCGCCACTCGTTCTGCGGATTTTATCAACGTTTTGATAAC GTGCAAGAGGTTAAACGATTTGGGGCATCGCTCCATggttctctccaaggcttcgatGAAAATGCTCGCCGTTAAAGCAAAGAACTGGAGTGAGTCAGCTCACCGATTCTTGAAACAGTGTGCCGATTCGGGGAACATGGAAGCCTGCTATACTCTCGGCACG ATTCGTTTTTACTGCTTGCAAAACCGAGCGAGTGGAGCTTCGCTAATGGCCAAGGCCGCGATTAAATCCCACGCGCCGGCGCTTTACTCGCTGGCCGTGATCCATTTCAATGGAAGTGGCGGCTCCAAGAACGACAAGGACCTCCGAGCCGGTGTAGCTTTGTGCGCGCGAGCCGCGTTTCTCGGCCACATCGACGCGCTGCGGGAACTGGGTCACTGCCTCCAGGACGGCTACGGGGTGCGCCAGAACATTGCCGAGGGACGCCGATTCCTTGTCCAAGCCAATGCTCGCGAACTCGCCAATGTCCTCTCGATGCCCGGTTCGGCTCTCAACTCGCGCTCCTTGCTGGCTTGGGACCAGCACCGCCAAAACACGACGGGCTCGGCTGGGTGTCCGTTGCTGAGCGACTTTGGGTGCAACGTGCCGGCGGCGGAGGCTCATCCTGCCAGTCGGTTCCTGACGGAGTGGTTCGGGGAGGATCGTGGTGGCGTGCCGGGTCCGGGGCTCCGAATGTGCTCGCACAGCGGGTGCGGGCGACCCGAAACAAGGAGGCACGAGTTTCGTCGGTGCTCGGTGTGCGGCGCAGTGAATTACTGCTCTCGCGCATGCCAGGCGCTCGATTGGAAGATGCGCCACAAGGCGGAGTGCGCACCCATGGAAAGATGGCAGGATGAGGGAGACGCTAACGTTAACGGGAATAATATGAACGCGGATGATGATGGGGAGAGCTAA